In Rubrobacter aplysinae, a single genomic region encodes these proteins:
- a CDS encoding aminomethyltransferase family protein, with the protein MTERRTPFYDYHLRSARDLIKGGGEFMFPTSYASPVEEHRNVRTNVGMQDLSTMGEIDVKGPGAERLLNRLLVNEVLDLQPGQLRYSTMCNEAGGVVDDVTVYKFDDEHFMVVASSGPRKKSVRWISDHARGSSAYVTDVTAALALPVIQGPRSRLYLKSVVEDVDLDSLRFFRFATGRIGGVEVIVSRSGYTGELGYELYVPAEEAGYLWEHILQTGKEFGLRPYGLEAMQSLRIEKALPLYGPDIGESQTPFHVGLERWISFRKRDFVGREALLRMQEQGLDERWVGLILQSEAPAAPGDAVHSISDVATFRELVENGAEAGQYEDDLMPGESRVGRITSSARGHTVGETLALAYVDTAHCWPGRNLLVEVGGHPVLARVAPTPFFDPEWSRVRAKPADDERQARLSPAPGPGAPSTLGAPAPSNGSPHNGSPTGGSR; encoded by the coding sequence ATGACCGAGAGAAGGACACCCTTCTACGATTACCACCTGCGCTCCGCGCGCGACCTCATAAAGGGCGGCGGGGAGTTCATGTTCCCGACCTCCTACGCCTCGCCCGTCGAGGAGCACCGAAACGTGCGCACCAACGTCGGGATGCAGGACCTCTCGACGATGGGTGAGATCGACGTGAAAGGACCCGGAGCCGAGCGGCTCCTGAACCGGTTGCTGGTGAACGAGGTGCTGGACCTCCAGCCCGGACAGCTCCGCTACTCCACCATGTGCAACGAGGCCGGCGGTGTCGTGGACGACGTGACCGTGTACAAGTTCGACGACGAGCACTTCATGGTCGTTGCGAGCTCTGGGCCACGCAAGAAGTCCGTGCGTTGGATCTCAGATCACGCCCGTGGATCTAGCGCCTACGTCACCGACGTGACCGCCGCCCTGGCGCTGCCAGTGATCCAGGGTCCCCGCTCGCGGCTGTACCTCAAGTCCGTCGTAGAGGACGTAGACCTCGACTCCCTGCGCTTCTTCCGCTTCGCCACCGGCCGCATCGGCGGCGTGGAGGTCATCGTCTCCCGCTCCGGCTACACCGGCGAGCTCGGCTACGAGCTGTACGTCCCCGCAGAGGAGGCCGGTTACCTGTGGGAGCACATCCTGCAAACCGGCAAGGAGTTCGGCCTCAGACCATACGGCCTCGAAGCCATGCAGAGCCTGCGTATCGAGAAGGCGTTGCCGCTGTACGGGCCGGACATAGGCGAGAGCCAGACCCCGTTCCACGTCGGTCTCGAACGTTGGATCTCCTTCCGCAAGCGGGATTTCGTCGGGCGGGAGGCACTCCTCCGGATGCAGGAGCAAGGCCTGGACGAGCGGTGGGTCGGCCTGATCCTGCAGAGCGAGGCCCCGGCCGCACCGGGCGACGCGGTCCACTCCATAAGCGACGTCGCGACCTTCCGCGAGCTGGTCGAGAACGGCGCGGAGGCCGGGCAGTACGAGGACGACCTGATGCCGGGCGAGAGCCGGGTCGGGCGTATTACGTCCAGCGCCCGCGGCCACACCGTCGGCGAGACGCTCGCCCTGGCCTACGTGGACACGGCTCACTGCTGGCCGGGCCGCAACCTGCTCGTCGAGGTCGGCGGGCATCCCGTGCTCGCCCGCGTGGCCCCGACCCCGTTCTTCGACCCCGAGTGGTCCCGCGTCCGGGCTAAGCCCGCCGACGACGAGCGGCAGGCGCGGCTCTCGCCGGCTCCCGGCCCCGGAGCCCCGTCTACCCTCGGCGCTCCGGCGCCCTCCAACGGAAGCCCGCACAACGGCAGCCCCACGGGCGGGAGCAGGTAG
- a CDS encoding cyclodeaminase/cyclohydrolase family protein encodes MSRADSTRPARAPDYQGLSLGEFLDSVASDSPAPGGGGAAAVTASLAAGLVCMSARLSEKHVEDAGELAGRAEGLRGQALPLARADGEAYGRVLAALRLPAGEPGRREALDLAFGEAADVPLRVAELARETAEIAARLAEEGNPNLRGDALTALYLSEAAARSAAELVRLNVEEIHGNGAADARDRRDRATGLYQETAALARRLSGGE; translated from the coding sequence GTGAGCAGAGCGGACTCCACCCGCCCGGCCCGAGCGCCGGACTACCAGGGGCTCTCGCTCGGGGAGTTCCTGGACTCGGTCGCCTCCGACAGCCCCGCGCCGGGCGGTGGCGGGGCCGCTGCCGTAACGGCCTCGCTCGCCGCCGGGCTGGTCTGTATGTCCGCCCGGCTCTCGGAGAAGCATGTGGAGGACGCCGGAGAGCTAGCCGGGCGCGCCGAGGGCCTGCGCGGGCAGGCCTTGCCCCTGGCCCGCGCCGACGGCGAGGCCTACGGGCGGGTGCTGGCGGCGCTGCGTCTCCCGGCCGGAGAGCCCGGACGCCGGGAGGCTCTGGATCTGGCTTTCGGAGAGGCCGCCGACGTGCCGCTCCGGGTCGCGGAGCTCGCCCGGGAGACGGCAGAGATCGCCGCCCGGCTCGCCGAGGAGGGCAACCCCAACCTGCGGGGCGACGCCCTCACAGCCCTGTATCTGTCCGAGGCCGCGGCCAGATCCGCCGCGGAGCTCGTGAGGCTGAACGTGGAGGAGATCCACGGCAACGGAGCCGCAGACGCCAGAGACCGCCGTGACCGCGCCACCGGCCTCTATCAAGAGACCGCCGCCCTGGCGCGGCGTCTCTCCGGCGGGGAATAG
- a CDS encoding formate--tetrahydrofolate ligase, with protein sequence MFTTQNKETKETKKFPSDLEIARQARLVPMQEVASGMGIGPHLLEPYGENVAKVKLGAIDELADRPRAKYVVVSAITPTPLGEGKTTTTVGLGQAFSHLGKKATVAVRQPSMGPTFGIKGGAAGGGYSQVVPMETLNLHLTGDMHAVTAAHNLLSAMVDNHIHQGGEPRLDPRDVRWRRVMDVNDRSLRNIVSGLGARGDGVPNQSGFDITAASEVMAVLALADSLGDLRQRLGRIVVANDVDGYPVTAEDIKAAGAMAVILREALKPNLMQTLENTPVLVHAGPFGNIAHGNSSIVADRVGARAGDYLITEAGFGADMGAERFFNIKSRASGIAPDAAVLVATVRALKVHSGRHKVAAGKPLPPELLEENPDDVYAGADNLRKQISNIKLHGVSPVVAINAFPTDHASEHAAIREISEEMGVRVAVSEHFTEGGKGATELAEAVAEAAEEPSGFALLYPDSASLREKIETIASEVYGASGVDYSPLAAGQLDSYESSGYGNLPVCIAKTHLSISSDPTLLGAPKGWTLPVREARLSAGAGFVYPICGEMRTMPGLSATPAAENIDLDENGEVVGLS encoded by the coding sequence ATGTTTACCACGCAGAACAAAGAGACCAAAGAGACGAAAAAGTTTCCATCGGATCTCGAGATAGCCCGTCAGGCACGACTCGTGCCGATGCAGGAGGTAGCTTCCGGCATGGGGATCGGGCCTCATCTGCTAGAGCCCTACGGCGAGAACGTTGCCAAGGTAAAGCTCGGGGCCATAGACGAGCTGGCCGACCGTCCGAGGGCAAAGTACGTCGTCGTCTCGGCGATTACGCCGACGCCGCTCGGTGAGGGCAAGACCACGACGACCGTCGGGCTCGGCCAGGCGTTCTCCCACCTCGGCAAGAAGGCGACCGTTGCCGTGCGCCAGCCCTCGATGGGGCCGACCTTCGGCATCAAGGGCGGAGCCGCCGGCGGCGGCTACAGCCAGGTCGTGCCGATGGAGACGCTGAACCTGCACCTGACCGGCGACATGCACGCCGTAACCGCCGCCCACAATCTGCTCTCCGCGATGGTGGACAACCACATCCACCAGGGCGGCGAGCCCAGGCTCGACCCGCGCGACGTGCGCTGGCGGCGCGTCATGGACGTGAACGACCGCTCCCTGCGCAACATAGTTAGCGGCCTCGGGGCGCGGGGAGACGGAGTACCGAACCAGTCCGGCTTCGACATCACCGCCGCCAGCGAGGTCATGGCCGTGCTCGCTCTGGCGGACTCGCTCGGTGACCTGCGGCAGCGGCTCGGGCGCATCGTGGTCGCCAACGACGTCGACGGATACCCGGTCACCGCCGAGGACATAAAGGCCGCCGGGGCCATGGCGGTAATATTGCGCGAGGCCCTGAAGCCGAACCTGATGCAGACGCTGGAGAACACGCCGGTGCTGGTCCACGCCGGGCCGTTCGGCAACATCGCCCACGGCAACTCCTCCATCGTGGCCGACCGGGTCGGCGCCCGCGCCGGGGATTACCTCATAACCGAGGCCGGTTTCGGGGCCGACATGGGCGCGGAGCGGTTCTTCAACATCAAGAGCCGCGCCTCCGGCATCGCCCCGGACGCCGCCGTGCTCGTCGCAACCGTGCGCGCGCTCAAGGTCCACTCCGGCCGTCACAAGGTCGCCGCCGGGAAGCCGCTGCCGCCGGAGCTTCTGGAGGAGAACCCCGACGACGTGTACGCCGGGGCGGATAACCTGCGGAAGCAGATCTCCAACATAAAGCTGCACGGCGTCTCGCCCGTGGTCGCCATAAACGCCTTCCCCACGGACCACGCCTCCGAGCACGCCGCGATTCGTGAGATCTCCGAGGAGATGGGTGTCCGCGTCGCGGTCTCCGAGCACTTCACCGAGGGCGGCAAGGGGGCCACGGAGCTCGCCGAGGCCGTCGCGGAGGCAGCCGAGGAGCCTTCGGGCTTCGCGCTGCTCTACCCGGACTCCGCCAGCCTGCGGGAGAAGATCGAGACCATCGCGAGCGAGGTGTACGGGGCCTCCGGCGTGGACTACTCCCCGCTCGCCGCCGGACAGCTCGACTCCTACGAGAGCTCCGGCTACGGCAACCTGCCGGTGTGCATCGCAAAGACCCACCTCTCGATCTCCAGCGACCCGACCCTGCTCGGCGCGCCCAAGGGCTGGACCCTGCCGGTGCGCGAGGCCCGGCTCTCCGCCGGCGCGGGCTTCGTGTACCCGATCTGCGGCGAGATGCGCACCATGCCCGGCCTGAGCGCGACCCCCGCCGCGGAGAACATCGACCTGGACGAGAACGGGGAGGTGGTCGGCCTCTCGTGA
- a CDS encoding methylenetetrahydrofolate reductase — protein sequence MIYDRDAKEVPIRVAGTMPGVVPAMADPRFEIIPIAGAENEAWKLPRGAQITVTCSPTLGQENTLELSERLAQSGFRVVPHLSARLVQSREHLQNILHRLDAAGMQEIFVVGGDAREPVGPFYSAATLLHEMSGLDHGVERIGVTAYPESHPLIGDEELVEALREKQQFAHYAVTQICFDSSVVASWLSGLRERGVELPVYVGLPGAVERKKLLSISMKIGVGDSARFLKKQAGLATRLVKPGGYRPDELVESLAPYFGDTYYGLAGFHINTFNQAESTESWRWEMLDILESEWLNPEAGASESPA from the coding sequence GTGATATACGACAGAGACGCAAAGGAAGTGCCGATCCGGGTGGCGGGGACCATGCCCGGCGTCGTCCCGGCGATGGCCGATCCCCGGTTCGAGATCATACCCATAGCCGGCGCCGAAAACGAGGCCTGGAAGCTCCCCCGCGGGGCGCAGATTACGGTCACCTGCTCACCGACACTGGGACAGGAGAACACCCTTGAGCTCTCGGAGCGGCTCGCGCAGAGCGGTTTCCGGGTGGTACCGCACCTCTCGGCCCGCCTCGTACAGAGCCGCGAGCATCTGCAAAACATCCTGCACCGCTTGGACGCCGCCGGGATGCAGGAAATCTTCGTCGTCGGCGGTGACGCCCGCGAGCCCGTGGGCCCGTTTTATAGTGCTGCTACGTTGCTGCACGAGATGTCCGGGCTGGATCACGGCGTCGAGCGTATAGGCGTTACCGCCTATCCCGAGTCGCACCCGCTGATCGGCGACGAGGAACTGGTCGAGGCGTTGCGAGAAAAGCAGCAGTTCGCGCACTATGCGGTGACCCAGATCTGCTTCGATTCGAGCGTGGTGGCGAGCTGGCTCTCCGGCCTGCGCGAGCGGGGCGTGGAGTTGCCGGTGTATGTCGGGCTGCCGGGCGCGGTGGAGCGCAAGAAGCTGCTCTCGATCTCGATGAAGATCGGCGTCGGAGACTCGGCCCGGTTCCTGAAGAAGCAGGCCGGGCTCGCGACGCGGCTCGTCAAGCCCGGCGGCTACAGGCCGGACGAGCTCGTGGAATCTCTCGCACCATACTTCGGCGACACGTACTACGGTCTTGCCGGGTTCCACATAAACACCTTCAACCAGGCCGAGAGCACCGAGAGCTGGCGGTGGGAGATGCTCGACATTCTGGAGAGTGAGTGGCTCAACCCGGAGGCCGGGGCGAGCGAGAGCCCCGCCTAA
- a CDS encoding glycine cleavage T C-terminal barrel domain-containing protein — translation MTEINEHTEHTNGSTNGSENGHQESIVDKTNPHPEILQYPRLRRGPFFYSSRKHGVAQYSVYNHSYHPRHYGDPFAEYEALLNNVTLWDVGAAERQVEITGPDAFDFTNLLIPRDLHKCNVGQCKYTFITAEDGGIINDPVLLRLDENHFWLSLADSDVLLWARALATAYGYDVEVTEPDVGPVQVQGPKSKDVMVDLFGESVLDIPYYYLDYAELDGMEVVISRTGYTSELGFEIYLKNASRDGDRFWETVWEAGKPYDMSVIGPCHIRRIEGGILSWGCDIRLDTNPFEVNYGYEWMVDLDQEADFMGRAALERIKSQGVGRKLVGVEIGGPKMGAFNDSSMIDYYDVLDQGSKIGYVSSACYSPRIEKNIGYAMVPIDYIEYGTALEIKTPTGVHPATVVQRPFVDPNKEIPKASLRTV, via the coding sequence ATGACCGAGATCAACGAGCATACAGAGCACACCAACGGAAGCACCAACGGAAGCGAAAACGGGCACCAGGAGAGTATCGTGGACAAGACGAACCCGCATCCCGAAATACTGCAGTACCCGCGCCTTAGGCGCGGACCGTTCTTCTACTCGTCGCGCAAGCACGGCGTGGCACAGTACAGCGTGTACAACCACAGCTACCACCCGCGGCACTACGGCGACCCGTTCGCCGAGTACGAGGCGCTCCTGAACAACGTCACCCTGTGGGACGTCGGGGCGGCCGAGCGTCAGGTCGAGATCACCGGCCCCGACGCCTTCGACTTCACGAACCTCCTGATCCCGCGCGACCTGCACAAGTGCAACGTGGGCCAGTGCAAGTACACCTTCATCACCGCCGAGGACGGCGGCATCATCAACGACCCGGTGCTGCTGCGCCTGGACGAGAACCACTTCTGGCTCTCTCTGGCCGACAGCGACGTGCTGCTGTGGGCGCGGGCTCTCGCCACGGCCTACGGCTACGACGTGGAGGTCACGGAGCCGGACGTCGGGCCGGTGCAGGTCCAGGGCCCGAAGAGCAAGGACGTGATGGTGGACCTCTTCGGCGAGAGCGTGCTGGACATCCCGTACTACTACCTGGATTACGCCGAGCTGGACGGCATGGAGGTCGTTATAAGCCGCACCGGCTACACCTCGGAGCTCGGGTTCGAGATCTACCTCAAGAACGCCTCCCGCGACGGCGACAGGTTCTGGGAGACGGTCTGGGAGGCCGGAAAGCCCTACGACATGAGCGTTATAGGGCCGTGTCACATCCGGCGCATCGAGGGTGGCATCCTCTCCTGGGGCTGCGACATTCGCCTCGACACCAACCCGTTCGAGGTCAACTACGGCTACGAGTGGATGGTTGACCTCGACCAGGAGGCCGACTTCATGGGCCGGGCGGCTCTGGAGAGGATCAAGAGCCAGGGCGTGGGCCGCAAGCTGGTCGGCGTCGAGATCGGTGGCCCGAAGATGGGCGCGTTCAACGACAGCTCCATGATCGACTACTACGACGTGCTCGACCAGGGCTCGAAGATCGGCTACGTCTCCTCGGCCTGCTACTCGCCGCGCATCGAGAAGAACATCGGCTACGCGATGGTCCCCATAGACTACATCGAGTACGGCACCGCCCTGGAGATAAAGACCCCCACCGGCGTCCATCCGGCGACGGTCGTCCAGAGGCCGTTCGTGGACCCGAACAAGGAGATCCCGAAGGCCTCCCTGAGGACGGTCTAG
- a CDS encoding PLP-dependent cysteine synthase family protein has translation MPLRESREPRSASRSVLDGIGGTPLVPVDGVWAKCEYLNPSGSIKARIAKYMVERAEEEGLLSPGDTIVEASSGNTGNALAMVAAVKGYRMLVVMPEGMSSERLAISRLFGAEVLEVGDFHVNEALEKARELGERDGYFCPAQFESEHNVEENRSWLGPEILSDLPPGETPDALVMGVGTGGTLVGVGQAFRDANQEAKLFGVEPDESCTLLCGEIGRHLVEGISDGFVPGIFDRHGGMVDGLIPVSSDAAVAEARRLARDYGLFVGPSSGAHVIAARKVQEEYGLRSVVTVLCDEGEKYLAERLAPEEPTDFVSVEGVGDATK, from the coding sequence ATGCCGCTGAGAGAGTCCCGCGAGCCCCGTTCCGCCAGCCGTAGCGTGCTGGACGGCATCGGCGGCACGCCGCTGGTCCCGGTGGATGGCGTGTGGGCCAAGTGCGAGTATCTGAATCCCTCCGGTTCAATAAAGGCCCGCATCGCCAAGTACATGGTCGAGCGCGCCGAGGAAGAGGGTCTGCTCTCGCCCGGCGACACCATCGTCGAGGCGTCGAGCGGGAACACCGGAAACGCCCTGGCGATGGTGGCAGCCGTGAAGGGTTACCGCATGCTCGTGGTGATGCCGGAAGGTATGTCGAGCGAACGGCTCGCCATAAGCCGGCTCTTCGGGGCCGAGGTGCTGGAGGTCGGCGACTTCCACGTGAACGAGGCTCTGGAGAAGGCCCGTGAGCTCGGTGAGCGGGACGGCTACTTCTGTCCTGCGCAGTTCGAGAGCGAGCACAACGTCGAGGAGAACCGGAGCTGGCTCGGGCCGGAGATCCTCTCCGACCTGCCCCCAGGCGAGACGCCGGATGCCCTCGTGATGGGCGTGGGGACGGGCGGGACGCTCGTCGGGGTTGGGCAGGCTTTCCGGGATGCGAACCAGGAGGCGAAGCTGTTCGGGGTCGAGCCCGACGAGTCGTGCACGCTGCTTTGCGGTGAGATCGGGCGTCACCTGGTCGAGGGGATCTCCGACGGTTTCGTGCCCGGCATCTTCGACCGCCACGGCGGCATGGTGGACGGCCTGATCCCGGTCTCCAGCGACGCGGCGGTCGCCGAGGCCCGCAGGCTCGCCAGGGACTATGGTCTGTTCGTCGGGCCGTCCAGCGGGGCTCACGTCATAGCGGCGCGCAAGGTGCAGGAGGAGTACGGGCTGCGGAGCGTGGTGACCGTGCTCTGCGACGAGGGGGAGAAGTACCTGGCCGAAAGGCTGGCACCCGAGGAGCCAACGGACTTTGTCAGCGTCGAGGGGGTGGGGGATGCGACGAAGTAG
- a CDS encoding GcvT family protein, with the protein METSANTVIIGAGIVGCAVAEHLARLGRTDVVVLDQGPLFKTGGSTSHAPGLMFQTNASKSTTALASYSVRHYSELELDGEPCFYDVGSVEVAATPERWNDLKRKRGLASSWGLEAHLITPEECAEKSPLLDHHNVYGGLYVPSDGIAKAIRACEAMARRAEAEGVRFQGETEVLDIEAERGRVRAVETDRGRIETNTVLSCAGMWGPRIMRMAGIETPLLTPMQHQFAWTGPLEELAGTTSESDHVMLRHQDHSMYFRQRGEGYGIGSYRHRAMPISSDDIPRYADAERMPSMMEFTPEDFEGPWREAVRMLPALEGAEFDSTMNGLFSFTPDGGPLLGESRRVKGFWSAEAVWITHGAGVGRVMAEWLVKGAPSIDVSGADVNRFEAHARSPEYVVSRSSQSFSEVYDVIHPQQPIESPRPLRTSPFYPRQQGLGAYFLEASGWERPQWYEANLPSSEEEMAPRPGEWAARYWSPAIPVEHRATRESVAMFDMTALKTAEVWGPGALDYLQKLCTNELDKPVGKVVYTLMLDVNAGIRSDITVARTGEESFQLGINGPRDVVWLEKHLPADGTVQVRDTTSGTCCVGVWGPHARDLVQSISPDDLSNESFGFFNCRHVYVGEVPVLALRVSYVGELGWELYTTADLGLRLWDRLWEAGQPYGIVAGGRGAFNGLRLEKGYRSYGGDMTTEHDPYEAGLGFAVKLDKGEFVGREALMNRFAEGPRRRLAPLTVDDGEVVMGGEPVWSGDCAVGYVTSAAYGYSLGQSIAYAWLPPELAEPGTGLAVEYFDERHPATVAEEPMFDPEMKRMRGSSSKSPRPLTKAG; encoded by the coding sequence GTGGAGACGAGTGCAAATACTGTAATAATCGGGGCCGGGATCGTAGGGTGCGCCGTGGCGGAGCACCTGGCGCGTCTGGGGCGGACGGACGTGGTGGTTCTGGATCAGGGGCCGCTCTTCAAGACCGGCGGCTCGACGTCTCACGCGCCGGGGCTGATGTTCCAGACCAACGCCTCGAAGTCCACGACCGCGCTGGCCTCCTATAGTGTGCGGCACTACTCCGAGCTGGAGCTGGACGGCGAGCCTTGTTTCTACGACGTCGGCAGCGTGGAGGTCGCCGCCACACCGGAGCGGTGGAACGATCTCAAGCGCAAGCGTGGGCTGGCCAGCTCCTGGGGCCTGGAGGCGCATCTGATCACGCCCGAGGAATGCGCCGAGAAGAGCCCGCTGCTGGATCACCACAACGTCTACGGCGGGTTGTACGTGCCTTCGGACGGGATCGCCAAGGCCATCAGGGCCTGCGAGGCGATGGCCCGCCGGGCGGAAGCCGAGGGGGTGCGGTTCCAGGGTGAGACCGAGGTACTGGATATAGAGGCCGAGCGGGGCCGAGTGCGGGCCGTGGAGACGGACCGGGGCAGGATCGAGACCAACACCGTGCTTAGCTGCGCCGGGATGTGGGGGCCGCGCATCATGCGCATGGCCGGCATCGAGACGCCGCTACTCACCCCGATGCAGCACCAGTTCGCGTGGACCGGGCCGCTCGAGGAGCTTGCCGGGACGACCTCGGAGTCCGATCACGTCATGCTCCGCCACCAGGATCACTCCATGTACTTCCGCCAGCGCGGCGAAGGCTACGGCATAGGCTCTTACCGGCACCGGGCGATGCCCATCTCCTCCGACGACATCCCACGCTACGCCGACGCCGAGCGCATGCCCTCGATGATGGAGTTCACCCCCGAGGACTTCGAGGGTCCGTGGCGAGAGGCGGTGCGCATGCTGCCCGCCCTGGAAGGCGCGGAGTTCGACTCGACGATGAACGGGCTGTTCTCGTTCACCCCGGACGGCGGACCTCTACTCGGAGAGTCGCGGCGCGTAAAGGGCTTCTGGAGCGCGGAGGCGGTCTGGATCACGCACGGCGCGGGTGTCGGCCGCGTGATGGCCGAGTGGCTCGTTAAGGGTGCCCCGAGCATAGACGTCTCCGGGGCGGATGTGAACCGCTTCGAGGCCCATGCCCGCAGCCCCGAGTACGTCGTGTCGCGCAGCTCGCAGTCCTTCTCCGAGGTGTACGACGTGATCCACCCGCAGCAGCCCATAGAGAGCCCGCGCCCGCTGCGCACCAGCCCGTTCTACCCGCGTCAGCAGGGGCTCGGCGCGTACTTCCTCGAAGCCTCGGGCTGGGAGCGCCCGCAGTGGTACGAGGCGAACTTGCCCTCCTCGGAAGAAGAGATGGCGCCCCGGCCCGGCGAGTGGGCCGCCCGTTACTGGTCCCCGGCGATCCCGGTCGAGCATCGGGCCACCCGCGAAAGCGTCGCCATGTTCGACATGACCGCCCTCAAGACCGCCGAGGTGTGGGGGCCGGGCGCGCTCGACTACTTGCAGAAGTTATGCACCAACGAGCTGGATAAGCCGGTCGGTAAGGTCGTCTACACCCTGATGCTGGACGTGAACGCCGGAATCCGCAGCGACATTACCGTCGCCCGCACCGGAGAGGAGAGCTTCCAGCTCGGCATCAACGGCCCGCGCGACGTGGTGTGGCTCGAAAAGCATCTCCCCGCCGACGGCACGGTACAGGTGCGGGATACCACCTCCGGCACCTGCTGCGTCGGGGTGTGGGGGCCTCACGCGAGGGATCTGGTGCAGAGCATCAGCCCCGACGACCTCTCTAACGAGTCCTTCGGCTTCTTCAACTGCCGCCACGTATACGTCGGTGAGGTCCCGGTGCTCGCGCTGCGCGTCTCCTACGTCGGGGAGCTCGGCTGGGAGCTGTACACTACCGCCGACCTCGGGCTCAGGCTCTGGGACCGGCTGTGGGAGGCCGGCCAGCCATACGGAATCGTCGCGGGCGGGCGTGGGGCGTTCAACGGGCTGCGCCTGGAGAAGGGCTACCGCTCCTACGGCGGCGACATGACGACCGAGCACGATCCCTACGAGGCGGGGCTGGGCTTCGCCGTGAAGCTGGACAAGGGCGAGTTCGTGGGCCGGGAGGCCCTGATGAACCGCTTTGCCGAGGGGCCGCGCCGCAGGCTGGCCCCGCTCACGGTAGACGACGGCGAGGTCGTGATGGGCGGCGAGCCTGTGTGGAGCGGCGACTGCGCCGTCGGCTACGTCACGAGCGCCGCCTACGGCTACAGCCTCGGGCAGAGCATCGCCTACGCCTGGCTGCCGCCGGAACTGGCCGAGCCCGGCACTGGCCTCGCCGTCGAGTACTTCGATGAGCGGCACCCGGCGACGGTGGCTGAGGAGCCGATGTTCGACCCGGAGATGAAGCGGATGCGGGGTTCGTCGAGCAAGTCGCCGCGACCACTGACGAAAGCGGGATAG